One Mesorhizobium loti genomic window carries:
- a CDS encoding carbamoyl phosphate synthase large subunit yields MPRRTDIKSILIIGAGPIVIGQACEFDYSGTQACKALKEEGFRVILVNSNPATIMTDPELADATYIEPITPEVVAKIIAKERPDALLPTMGGQTALNTALSLRRMGVLERYNVEMIGADATAIDKAEDRALFREAMKKIGLETPKSMLANATDVKNADRKTHEAERAALKAEKPENLDAELDALETRWNLGEGDRKQRYISHGMAIAAQALDHVGLPAIIRPSFTMGGTGGGIAYNRAEFYDIVQSGLDASPTTEVLIEESVLGWKEYEMEVVRDKADNCIIVCSIENIDPMGVHTGDSITVAPALTLTDKEYQMMRNASIAVLREIGVETGGSNVQFAVNPADGRLVVIEMNPRVSRSSALASKATGFPIAKIAAKLAVGYTLDELENDITGGATPASFEPSIDYVVTKIPRFAFEKFPGAEPVLTTAMKSVGEVMAIGRTFQESLQKALRGLETGLTGLDEIEIPGLGHGTVAANHADDRNAIRAALGTPTPDRLRMVAQAIRMGTSLEDVHAMCKIDPWFLEQIAGILAMEARIREHGIPQDAVNLRMLKAMGFSDARLASLTKTDAEVIAKIRDKLDVHPVYKRIDTCAAEFASPTAYMYSTYEVPFAGALANEAQVSSRKKVVILGGGPNRIGQGIEFDYCCCHAAFALRDAGYEAIMINCNPETVSTDYDTSDRLYFDPLTAEDVLEILRAEQASGELVGVIVQFGGQTPLKLADALEKAGIPILGTSPDMIDLAEDRDRFQKLLHRLNLSQPKNGIAYSVEQARLVAGELGFPLVVRPSYVLGGRAMQIIHDESMLQSYLLDTVPGLVPEDIKQKYPNDKTGQINTLLGKNPLLFDTYLSGAIEVDVDCLCDGKATFVSGILEHIEEAGIHSGDSACSLPVHSLPSELVDELERQTAALARALNVGGLMNVQYAIKDGTVYVLEVNPRASRTVPFVAKTIGRPIAKIAARIMAGETLEDAFAHYGAMPDPRNPGHIAVKEAVFPFARFPGVDILLGPEMRSTGEVMGLDRDFALAFAKSQLGAGVDLPRSGTLFVSVRDEDKKGILPAVKRLAGLGFKVLATSGTQRFLAENGVVAEKINKVLEGRPHIEDAIRNRQVQIVFNTTDGQKAVSDSKSLRRATLMQKVPYYTTLSGAAAVAEAIAALKAGSLEVRPLQEYFA; encoded by the coding sequence ATGCCAAGACGCACTGACATCAAGTCGATCCTGATCATCGGGGCCGGCCCCATCGTCATTGGCCAGGCCTGCGAGTTCGACTATTCCGGCACCCAGGCCTGCAAGGCGCTGAAGGAGGAGGGCTTCCGCGTCATCCTGGTCAATTCCAACCCGGCCACCATCATGACCGACCCGGAACTGGCCGACGCCACGTATATCGAGCCGATCACGCCTGAAGTCGTCGCCAAGATCATCGCCAAGGAGCGGCCCGACGCGCTGCTGCCGACCATGGGCGGCCAGACCGCGCTCAACACCGCACTGTCGCTGCGCCGCATGGGCGTGCTCGAGCGTTACAATGTCGAGATGATCGGCGCCGACGCCACGGCGATAGACAAGGCCGAGGACCGCGCGCTCTTCCGCGAGGCGATGAAGAAGATCGGCCTGGAAACGCCGAAGTCGATGCTGGCCAACGCCACCGACGTCAAGAACGCCGACCGCAAGACACACGAGGCCGAGCGCGCCGCACTCAAGGCCGAGAAGCCGGAGAACCTCGACGCCGAACTCGATGCGCTGGAAACCCGCTGGAACCTCGGCGAAGGCGACCGCAAGCAGCGCTACATCAGCCATGGCATGGCGATCGCGGCGCAAGCGCTCGACCATGTCGGCCTGCCCGCCATCATCCGCCCGTCCTTCACCATGGGCGGCACCGGCGGCGGCATCGCCTACAACAGGGCCGAATTCTACGACATCGTCCAGTCCGGCCTCGACGCCTCGCCGACCACCGAAGTGCTGATCGAGGAAAGCGTGCTCGGCTGGAAGGAGTATGAGATGGAGGTTGTCCGCGACAAGGCGGACAATTGCATCATCGTCTGCTCGATCGAGAACATCGACCCGATGGGCGTGCACACCGGCGATTCCATCACCGTCGCCCCGGCGCTGACCCTCACCGACAAAGAATACCAGATGATGCGCAACGCCTCGATCGCGGTGCTGCGCGAGATCGGCGTCGAGACCGGCGGCTCCAACGTGCAGTTCGCCGTCAATCCGGCTGATGGCCGCCTCGTCGTCATCGAGATGAACCCGCGCGTCTCGCGCTCGTCGGCCCTGGCCTCGAAGGCAACCGGCTTCCCGATCGCCAAGATCGCGGCCAAGCTTGCCGTCGGCTACACGCTGGACGAGCTGGAGAACGACATCACCGGTGGCGCCACGCCCGCCTCCTTCGAGCCGTCGATCGACTACGTCGTCACCAAGATCCCGCGTTTTGCCTTCGAGAAATTCCCCGGCGCCGAGCCGGTGCTGACCACCGCCATGAAGTCGGTTGGCGAAGTCATGGCCATCGGCCGCACCTTCCAGGAATCGCTGCAGAAGGCCTTGCGTGGCCTCGAAACCGGCCTCACCGGCCTCGACGAGATCGAAATCCCCGGCCTCGGCCACGGCACTGTCGCGGCCAACCACGCCGACGACCGCAACGCCATCCGCGCAGCGCTCGGCACGCCGACGCCGGACCGGCTGCGCATGGTGGCGCAGGCGATCCGCATGGGCACCTCGCTGGAAGACGTGCACGCAATGTGCAAGATCGACCCGTGGTTCCTCGAACAGATCGCCGGCATCCTGGCCATGGAAGCCCGCATCCGCGAGCACGGCATTCCGCAGGACGCCGTCAATCTGCGCATGCTGAAGGCCATGGGTTTCTCCGACGCCCGCCTCGCCTCGCTGACCAAAACCGACGCCGAAGTGATCGCGAAGATCCGCGACAAGCTCGACGTTCATCCCGTCTACAAGCGCATCGACACGTGCGCCGCCGAGTTCGCCTCGCCCACCGCCTACATGTACTCGACCTATGAGGTGCCGTTCGCCGGTGCGCTGGCCAACGAGGCGCAGGTCTCGTCACGCAAGAAAGTGGTCATCCTCGGCGGCGGGCCGAACCGCATCGGCCAGGGCATCGAGTTCGATTATTGCTGCTGTCATGCCGCCTTCGCGCTGCGCGACGCCGGCTATGAAGCGATCATGATCAACTGCAACCCGGAGACGGTCTCGACCGACTACGACACGTCGGACCGGCTCTATTTCGATCCGCTGACGGCGGAGGACGTGCTGGAGATCCTGCGCGCCGAACAGGCCTCGGGCGAACTCGTCGGCGTCATCGTCCAGTTCGGCGGCCAGACGCCGCTGAAGCTGGCGGATGCGCTGGAGAAGGCCGGCATCCCGATCCTCGGCACCTCGCCCGACATGATCGATCTCGCCGAAGACCGCGACCGCTTCCAGAAACTCCTGCACAGGCTCAACCTCAGCCAGCCGAAGAACGGCATCGCCTATTCGGTCGAACAGGCCCGCCTCGTCGCCGGCGAGCTCGGCTTCCCGCTGGTGGTGCGCCCGTCCTACGTGCTGGGTGGCCGCGCCATGCAGATCATCCATGACGAGAGCATGCTGCAGAGCTACCTGCTCGACACCGTGCCCGGCCTGGTGCCGGAGGACATCAAGCAGAAATACCCCAACGACAAGACCGGCCAGATCAACACGCTGCTGGGCAAGAACCCGCTTTTGTTCGACACCTATCTGTCAGGCGCCATCGAGGTCGATGTCGACTGCCTCTGCGACGGCAAGGCGACCTTCGTCTCCGGCATATTGGAGCACATCGAGGAGGCCGGCATCCATTCGGGCGACTCGGCCTGCTCGCTGCCGGTTCACTCGCTGCCCTCGGAGCTGGTCGACGAGCTGGAACGCCAGACGGCGGCCCTTGCCCGCGCGCTCAATGTCGGCGGGCTGATGAACGTGCAATACGCGATCAAGGACGGCACGGTCTATGTGCTGGAGGTCAACCCGCGCGCCTCCCGCACGGTGCCCTTCGTCGCCAAGACCATCGGCCGGCCGATCGCGAAAATCGCCGCCCGCATCATGGCCGGCGAGACGCTGGAAGACGCCTTCGCCCACTATGGCGCGATGCCTGATCCGAGGAACCCCGGCCACATCGCGGTCAAGGAAGCCGTCTTCCCCTTCGCCCGCTTCCCCGGCGTCGACATCCTGCTCGGGCCGGAAATGCGCTCGACCGGCGAGGTCATGGGCCTCGATCGCGATTTCGCGCTGGCCTTCGCCAAGAGCCAGCTCGGCGCCGGCGTCGACCTGCCGCGCTCCGGCACGCTGTTCGTCTCGGTGCGCGACGAGGACAAGAAAGGCATATTGCCAGCGGTCAAGCGCCTGGCCGGCCTCGGCTTCAAGGTGCTGGCCACCTCAGGCACGCAGCGCTTCCTCGCCGAAAACGGCGTGGTGGCCGAAAAGATCAACAAGGTGCTGGAAGGCCGCCCCCACATCGAAGACGCCATCCGCAACCGCCAGGTCCAGATCGTCTTCAACACCACGGACGGCCAGAAGGCGGTGTCGGACTCGAAATCGTTGCGCCGTGCGACACTGATGCAGAAGGTGCCGTACTACACGACGCTGTCGGGCGCGGCCGCGGTGGCGGAGGCGATTGCGGCGCTGAAGGCGGGGAGCCTGGAGGTCAGGCCGCTGCAGGAGTATTTTGCTTAA